The following are from one region of the Girardinichthys multiradiatus isolate DD_20200921_A chromosome 9, DD_fGirMul_XY1, whole genome shotgun sequence genome:
- the atpaf1 gene encoding ATP synthase mitochondrial F1 complex assembly factor 1 yields the protein MWDAGDGKMSAALIQLSCLYRGMLAVRAAGTRTLIPGLVREQYRAFSVRKEPELEENPFYSKYQEKIKKLRSAKPQEYKERLEKRHETKKDVLGHSKQAEFVHVMEQEFEQRDKMAAGDGASGGFTKNKTLGSILNLEMIKDKTGKEIAQLWMQYYSTKDTISAAIPSQIYEVILGRSKSCPMFLFALPQKEGYEFFVGQWSRHELHFSSLINIQTHGENAPSQLVLYHYLDLKEEKGIVLMTAEMDPKFITVHQAQCLANQVQLFYGTQRQETYRLVETFNHHPEDFKHMSVIAELEQSGLGSAGTPGGSRLTGDGQ from the exons ATGTGGGACGCCGGCGATGGAAAGATGTCGGCAGCGTTGATCCAGTTGTCATGTTTGTACCGGGGCATGTTAGCGGTCAGAGCCGCGGGCACCAGGACGCTGATCCCCGGACTGGTCCGAGAGCAGTACCGGGCCTTCTCTGTACGGAAGGAACCGGAGCTGGAGGAGAATCCGTTCTACAGCAAGTACCAAGAGAAGATCAAGAAGCTGCGCAG TGCGAAACCACAGGAGTACAAGGAGCGACTGGAGAAGCGGCATGAAACCAAGAAGGATGTCCTCGGACACTCGAAGCAGGCGGAGTTTGTCCATGTCATGGAGCAGGAG tttgAACAAAGAGATAAGATGGCTGCTGGGGATGGAGCGTCTGGAGGTTTTACAAAGAACAAG ACGTTGGGTTCCATCCTCAATCTGGAGATGATAAAGGACAAGACGGGCAAGGAGATCGCACAG CTTTGGATGCAGTATTATTCCACCAAAGACACGATCAGCGCCGCCATCCCG TCCCAGATCTATGAGGTGATTTTAGGCAGATCTAAGTCCTGCCCCATG TTCCTTTTCGCTCTGCCTCAGAAGGAGGGATACGAGTTCTTCGTGGGTCAGTGGTCCAGACACGAGCTGCACTTCTCCTCACTTATAAACATCCAG ACGCACGGCGAGAACGCTCCGAGTCAGCTGGTCCTCTACCACTACCTGGACCTGAAGGAGGAGAAGGGCATCGTTCTCATGACAGCCGAGATGGATCCCAAGTTCATT ACTGTCCACCAGGCTCAGTGCTTGGCCAATCAGGTGCAGCTGTTCTACGGCACGCAGAGGCAGGAGACGTATCGATTGGTGGAGACGTTCAACCACCACCCTGAAGACTTTAAACACATGTCGGTGATAGCAGAGCTGGAACAGAGCGGGCTTGGGTCTGCAGGCACCCCGGGAGGCTCCAGATTAACTGGAGATGGCCAGTGA